The nucleotide sequence TCCAATTTTCTAGAGATCATTTTTGCTTCCTAGAAAGCTAGAAGAGAAAAACCAATTAAAACATcctttataaaaagaagaaaaaacccaaGACTGTGTTTTATTGGATGAAATAAGGATTTGTATTCTGGGCAGtttgatgtagtagaaagagtactagaATTAGAGTTAGAGACTTGGGTCTGATTCCCAGTAGTGCCATCTACTCTTTTTTAACCATGGCCAAGTTATTTAGtcagttctggagtcagaagataaaAGAGTCATTCTTTAGTAGCTACTATTGCTGGgaaagacctcagaagtcatctactcCAACTTCTTGAaaatacagataaggaaactgagtctcagagatatTGTTACTTGCCAAAGGTAGCACAGATTTCATTCATGTACAGCTAAGTTCAATACTATAGCCCTGTATTGACCTGAGAACAAATTTTGCCTTGAATAGGTGCCAAcctctgaaattatttttggGCAAGTGACATCATTTCCCTGAGTCtgtttctacatttgtaaaaCAAACAGATTGAACTAGAAAGCCTCTGTGATTCCTTCTAGCTATAGATGTATGatccaacctcagtttcctcatctgtaaaataaaggggtcagAGACGGATTTAGGGTTAGTAGGATTAATTCAGAGTTTCCTTTCAgctacattttttttatatttgaaaataaaccAAATCAATCAAACTGGGAAATAATTTTACAATCAAGTACCAATCAGTACCATTCAAACTGggaaataattttacaaatggtTCAAACCaaagaggaggggggagggggaaaccatgtttttctttcatttaaaaagcattttataaaaataaaaataaaaatgaaattaaaaaaaattttaaaagcattttacatttattaaggCTTCACAGCAAGTCCTGTTATTTTATCACCATAGTTAAAGATCTAATGAGAATCAGGTGACTTTCTCATGGAGTGTATCtgtaaataaaatgctttttcttttgaaggaaaaaaaaaaagatatttaactCAATCCATAGATTTAGGAGGGTCTGTCCACAGATTTAGATGCCTCAACGACACTATTCAACTTTGTGAGACTACGGTTTAGAAAGTTTTTGAAAGAATGCATTATGTATTTAGAAAAGTGAACAATGTGAAGAAAACACGTTTCAAAGACAAGTTTTATCATCATAAACTGCATTTGCAGAGGTCCGGTTTCTGAGCCGGAAGAGGCTACTTTCAgtttttacagagaaagaatcatCCCCAGCCTAGAGACGTTAAGCATCCTGCTCGGCGTCATGCGGGTAATAAGCAGCAGACATGCGATACACATCCAGTACCTCTTTGATTCCAAACGGCAGCTGGTCAGTGACAAATCGGGAATGGAAAAGTGGGCGGGGAAGCGCACTTGACCGAGCTTGCGCAGGTCTCGCGCCCCTTTCGAATAGCCCCGCGGTGATAACTGTAGCTACTCCCGCCCACTCCCCGCCCCACAATCTACTGCCACTCCTACCCTGCCTGACCTAAAGAAGCGCTAACAGCTGCGCTCTGCTCTCTCTCGCCCTGGCAGTGTCTACTGAAGTCGCAGATCCTCCTCAAACCAAGGAGGATGAAGACGATTACGTCCTGGTCTTAAATAATGGCAACATCAACGAGGCACTGAGCACCTATGAATATCTCTTGGTGTTCTTCCATGCTCCTTGGTGTCTCCCCTGTCGAGACTTGGCGCCTGAGTATGCCAAGGCAGCGGAACAGTTGAAATCTGAGAGCTCTATCAAGTTAGCCAAAATAGATGCCACTCAAGAACATGGTCTAGCAAGGCAGTTTAGCATTCGACTCTACCCTACTATCAAGTTATTTAAGCATGGAGATACATCTTCTCCTAAGGAGTATACGGAAGGCAGAGATGCTGAAGATATCGTGAAATGGATGCAGCTACAACTCCAGCCAGCTGTCATTATCCTGGAAGATGTCGCTACTGTAGAGTCTTTAGTGGATTCCAATGAACTTGTTGTTTTAGGCATATTCAAAGATGCTCAGTCGGATAATGTTAAGAATTTCACTTTGGCTGCAGAGTCCATCGATGGTATCCCATTTGGAATCACTTACAATAATGAGGTGTTTTCGAAATATCAAGTGGATAAAGATAGCATTATCCTCTTTAAGAAGTTTGATGAAGGTCGAAACAACTTTCATGGAGAGATTTCAAAAATgaacttaataaattttgttcATAACCACTGGCTGCCCTTGGTCACCGAGTACAATGAACACACTGCCCCACGGATTTTTGAAAGTCAGGTGAAAAATCATCTGCTAATATTCTTGCAAAAGAGCAATAATGACTTTGAGGACAAAATTAGCAACTTCAAAAAAGCTGCTGAAAGTTACAGGGGGAAAATCTTATATATCCTCATTGATATTGAATTCAGTGACAACAAGGGGATCCTTAAATTCTTTAGCCTGAAAGAAGAAGAATGCCCAACTATGCGTCTCATTAGTATGGAAAGTGACATGACTAAGTACAAGCCAGAGACAAATGAATTAACTATAGAAAAGATAGACGAATTCTGTAAAAAGTATTTAGAGGAAAAATCCAAGTCCCATCTGATGAGCCAAGATGTGCCTGAAGACTGGGATAAAAAGCCTGTTAAAATATTGGTTGGGaagaactttgaaaaagttgcttTCGATGAAAAAAAGAACGTCTTTGTGAACTTCTACGCTCCTTGGTGTAGTCAATGCATAGGGATAGCTCCCATTTGGGATAAACTGGGAGATGTTTACAAGGATCACCAAGATATAGTCATTGCTAAGATGGACTCATCAGTTAATGAAGTTGATTCAATTACAGTCCATAATTTCCCCACACTGATATACTTCCCTGCAGGTACCGACAGAAAAATCATTGAATACCATGGGGCATGGACTCTAGAAAATTTCAGAAAGTTTCTAGACAGCGGTGACTATGATAGACCAAAGAAAATAAGTGGCTTAGAGGTCctagaagaaactgaagaactGGAATCAcaagataggaaagaaagaggacaaaaaaatCATTCTGAATCGTGACtgagaaatgatgaaactgaagaaCTAGAGCAGCATCACTCAAAAATAAAACACTGCACTGTGGGTGGTACCAACAAAACTGAAGAAGAGCACTGGTTAAAAATCCAGggtgtgttgttttgttttgctttaataaGTAACATGTCATCCTAAACGATATGTCagtttgaatttcttttcctcattactttttctaattttgaaaagGGATTAGTCATTAGTAGCCAGGATCATCTTGGTGATCCTGCTATTATTTCAGGGAAGAAGTGGGAGGGTTGTGAGAGTTCATTTTTTGCACATGATTTTTGTCACATATTTTGGCTTTAAATGGGATGAGGGTTAGAAGCATGAGGGCTATCCTTGCAGAATCATTTTGGTTTATAGCATGCATGTAGTGTCTCTTACAAAAGCTTACACCATCACTTTTTAAGAACCTTGTCCATGAGATTTCTAAACTTATTCAGTAATTTAATTACAAGTTAGGCTATCAGACAATAGTATTATGCTGATAGCTGGTCCTCCCTGGAACACAAAGATTCTTGCATCTTCTTGAAAGTTTTATCATGACTGAATGTTCTCAAAGTTTACTTTTGGGGATTGGGTGGGGCTACATTGTAGTTTGATattgatggggaaaaaaacaacccagaaaggtggggaagagaaaaatggcTAATTGGCTTACTCCCTTAGATTGTATCCATAAAGAAGGTGACCTTCCATGTTCTGAGAAAGGTTTTTCCATAGCTTTCTGGTGCATTGCTCTATCATTTGGGGGTCTTTCTCAAGTGTATGAGGCAGGATCCAATATCTACTTGATATAGTAAATTAGGACCTCTGTGATATGGAGAAAGTGGGGCAGGTAAGTGAGTGAGCATAGACCAAAGAGAGGTTTAAGCTCAATTAGAATTGATAGCacaatagatttagaactggatgtTATTTTTAAGATCTTCTACTCCCTAaatttcataaatgagaaaacttggaCCAAAAAGGTTATGGTCATACGTAatttcaaccccttcatttttcatctGAGAAACAGACTGGAGGTCACAGAAGTTGTAAGgtgcaaaggaaaaattaatattttaataaatatttattatattttatcacatattataaaatataataaatatttaatttttaatgttttatattttaatattctaatattttgactccagatccagaattcttttcactacaccaaatgatttacccaaggccaTTGATTAGGTGAGGTGAGGctaaatataaattgcctaattCTAAGCCTAGAGTTCTTTACAATGTACCCCACTGCCTCATCTTACAGAAGCATATACAAGTAATGACCCAAGAGTTCATGTAACCAGAAACACagtaattaatgaaaataatgccCAAACAGTGATACCAGCCCAGTTTTTTCCACTGCCCTtccattgtttccatttttttttaaacattctctgCAACTCATTGCTTAAAGGTGTTCAAATAGATTTTGGCTCATGAAGACTTAAATGTTGCTATCCTGTTAAAACATCCCTAAATCTAGGAAAGTTAAAAAACATTGAGGCTTTTTAGAAGAAAttaattggggagggggaaaataaAGGATAATGATGCTTAGGTTTAATCATTGTATTATAGAAAAAGCAATCATCTTGTATTTCCCATTAGTTTGCCATTAGCTTAATGCCATCCATTAATGAAGATTTCCAGGACACATTTACCCAGTCAAAGGATCTGAACTGAGAGACACTGTTTTTAGTCCACACAGAGCAGATGCAGTCTCAGTGCTGATGCAGTTATCTTCCTTACATAACAGTCTCATCAATGTCAGTCACTGATCTGGCAGCATATGTCAGCCTTAGGGTGCAAAGGAACTTCAATTGCCTCCATCTGGGATTCTCCTCCTCTTGGTGTCTTTCCACTTGCAAAATCACAGAAGAAATATTTCATGAAGTTTCCTGCTGTGGCTGGGGCTGCAAATTTCTGGTAGAAAATTAGAACCTAAGTGATGTCCAGCATAGGAGAatacatagatttagaattagaaattatctagtctaacACTTTTgccttagagatgagaaaacattaGCACTGAGGAggtaaataacttgctcaaagtcatatagGTAATAAACAGAATCAGGCTCCAAATTCAGTGTCCTAACTCCAAAGCTATGGTCCTTCCATTACAATCTACTGGTCCTTAAAATGGTCTCTTTCCCTATGATGCTAGACACTTTGTATCTCAATTTACCTTTAGAGAGATGCCATTAGATGAGAGGAAACCTGAATATAGAATTATTGAATCTTAGAATTGAATTGCTCTATAATATTCCTAACTGTGGTGAGGAATTTCTAGAACAATTCTACTTCCTGAGAGCCCACTACCTTATTCATAAGAAAGTTCATTTTATTTGAGGACAGTTATAATTGTTGAAAAGTAACCCTTTATAATGAATAACCTTAATATTTTATCATgattttgaacaagtcactttacctttttgactttgtttactgatctataaaatgaagttggactaaataattTGTAAGATCTCTtcttgatcaaaaaaaaaaaaaagactataaccCTGAACAAacctctaaacctcagttttatcatctagaAAATTAAAGGGTTAGACTGGGTGGTTTCTGAATTCCTTCCATGGAATTAAAGCTGAGATACTTATTTTGATTTCcctcttttaaattatttcagtttttttacCTTTTAACTTTTGCTTCCTCAcccattttcctcttctactttgctttttaaaataacagtTTCTCCAAGTGATCTAATAGTGTACCATGGGTAGGAATTTTTCTATGATCATGATTGTGCAATTTATTACTAATCTTTGCCTTTCACATAGTAATTCTCTCTCATGCCCATTTGCCTCCCTGGTTCTGTCCCCTGCTCTACTAGATGTCAGTAGCCTCCAAAAGGGCACATTCCCCTTCTCCTAGGGTGCCATGAGTGCTATCTCTAAGTACCAACTCTGCAGATTATACTCATTGATTCCCATCTACCTTTATACAATATCGCTTTTCTCTCACTAAAGCATTCATCAGTTCTAAAACAAGGCTTCCCCTTTTCCCCTGATTTTAATCCTTCCCTTTATTGCccaattttttttatagtttcttctCCCTGAGACAAGTTTTCCCTCCTTTGTTGTTAATCTTTGACTTGATTAAGGCATATCTCTTATTACCcttatcttcttcctctcctctactCTTTTAGAGTTTAGTTCTACAATAATTTTATTCTAGTTgcctcagtggattaaaagccagacatagagatgtgaggtcctgggttcaaatttgtcttcaggcacttcctaactgtgtgaccatgaacaatTTACTTAAAACTTAATAACCAGGCAttcaccacttttctgccttggaaccaagtcacagtattgattctaatacggaaaataagagtttaaaaaaattttttaattcaccTGCAGGTAGGATATAAGGTGTAGTCCATGATGTTTCAGGCCTGATTTTCCACCAGTCCATTTTTTTACcttctactttcattttttcaGATTTTGTCCTTTTAGAAATTTCTCAAGAGGCTCTTTGTTATTTTGCTGTCATCTTTATTTGCTGTATTTCTGAGGATTGAGAAGTAAATAATTTGTTCAGGTCTGGTTTCCTTTATGgaattccttcaaatttctcttttattgaatgtccatttttttcattgataagGTTCAGATTTGCAGGGTATGTCTCCTAGGGGAACATTTTGAGTTCCTTTGCATTTCAGAATATTCCATTATCTCCTGCAGATTTTAGCCTGTGGAAAGTGAGTCTTGAATTATTTGAAtctcttttcctttacttttgaaTACATCTGATCACTTGTAGAATTTGTCCCTAAGATTATCACATTTAATCACCAAGTGTCATGGTTACAGCACAAAgctttatttggttttgtattgTTTTCTGGAGGCAATATGTAAATTTgatgttttgtttgttgtttgtttttcatgggattgttttctatgttcagaagttctgggtacttttttttattagttcttgaATTGTGGTATTCAGATATTTTCTTTGTCCTGTTTTTCTGAAACATCAATAAACCTTAAGTAGTCCTTATACATTTTGTCTTTGAAAAACAGTGTATTTTGCTTGCATAGAGATCTTGTTTTCCTTTGACATTATtagttttttccttctcttccaaattgtcctttatttctctgtttgcaattattattttttttgagaCTTGACATTATGGATTGCAATGTTTTATTCTGTCAATTATTTCTGCTGTATGGGTCATTTAAGTTCACTTTcacaattcttatttctcttaaaacatttaagaaaatttaaCTTTGGTTCCATTCTCTCTTGGGAGTTCatgtgtttctctgtctcttcagaTATCgattccttttcctttgtcttgaAATTCATAGATGTCTAGACATTTTTAGCTGATCTGAAAGCCATATTATtttctgttattaatattttccctgtGGTTTTATCTACTTATGTTCAAGATTTTTAACTGTGTTTTCTTCTTCCTAAGATCGCTGGCAATTTCAGTAGCCCTAACCCAGGAGAGGGCTGCTGAGTAGTTATTTAAAAGTTAAGGATTATTCTTTTCTGTTGTTAGTTCAtcatatttttatctcatttagaTTCTTGGTGTTCTAGGCCATGGACACAGCTGAAACTGCTTCATTTCTTTTGCATAATTCCTTCTTCAGATGGCTTTGAAAGATTGTAAAGATCAGAGAAAAGGTATAGTTCTCCATTTTGCAGGTTGCATGACTTGGAAGTCCCTCTTGATATCTCTTCTAGCTGTAAATCATATATATAGAGCACATAAAGATCCTATCTAGGTTCTGTGATCCTATTGCTTGTTCTCACAAAAAGCTGCCACTTTCTTCTTTCATAGAACATTGTCTTGCATAGAAAATGACACATTTTATTACCCGCAACTTAGCTCTTCAGGAAAAAAGACATTTATAGTGTTGAAAAATGTTAACTAATTGAAATGTGTGTAGttaatatatactacatatacacaaatatgccTACATGTGTTTGggatatgtacatataatatgtgtatatataattatggCCAAATATATGACATAATATGATGTATTTATACACATTCTACATATTTCAATTAGTTAAATTAGTAAAATTTACACGTGTATGAAAATGGCTTTtgttgagagagaaagaataattagCTTGCATGTGTTTATAGTTTATGAAATACTTGTCTTAATACTAGACCTATGAAGAGCAGCTAACACAAGTCTTACTTAACTATTCTCATTGTGCTGATAAGGAGATTAAAGTACATTAAAATGAAGTGATGTATTATGGGCTTGGCAATTAGATTGTGCAATGGTTAGAGCCCTGGATTTGGTATCAGAAGACAATCAACTTCTACCTCCagcacttgttagctgtgtgacccagaacaagtcaAATTACAAATCAACTTCTcttcctcagtttattcatctgtaaaatgtgggcaATAATGGCCCCTCCTTCCCaagatttttgtgaagatcaaatgaaataatatttgttacaaaatgcttgacaaaccttaaagcactgaataaatgctagatgttatcattaataatagtaatagtaagtggtagagaaaggaaagaaacaagcactTATAATGTGCCAAGCAATGTGCCAAATGCTttctaattatctcatttgatcttcacagcaaccttgGTAGGTTAAGAGCtactatcatctccatttttcagatgaagaaattgagacaaacaggtaaaatgacttgccccacATCACTCAGTTGGTTTCTAAGGTCATATTTCAAGTCAGTTTTTCTAAACTGGAGACCCAGTGCTCTGTGAAATATGATGCCCTCCTAGCTGTCTCTACAGTGCAGGGACTAAAAAGCATG is from Gracilinanus agilis isolate LMUSP501 chromosome 2, AgileGrace, whole genome shotgun sequence and encodes:
- the LOC123234270 gene encoding protein disulfide-isomerase-like produces the protein MRVISSRHAIHIQYLFDSKRQLVSDKSGMEKWAGKLSTEVADPPQTKEDEDDYVLVLNNGNINEALSTYEYLLVFFHAPWCLPCRDLAPEYAKAAEQLKSESSIKLAKIDATQEHGLARQFSIRLYPTIKLFKHGDTSSPKEYTEGRDAEDIVKWMQLQLQPAVIILEDVATVESLVDSNELVVLGIFKDAQSDNVKNFTLAAESIDGIPFGITYNNEVFSKYQVDKDSIILFKKFDEGRNNFHGEISKMNLINFVHNHWLPLVTEYNEHTAPRIFESQVKNHLLIFLQKSNNDFEDKISNFKKAAESYRGKILYILIDIEFSDNKGILKFFSLKEEECPTMRLISMESDMTKYKPETNELTIEKIDEFCKKYLEEKSKSHLMSQDVPEDWDKKPVKILVGKNFEKVAFDEKKNVFVNFYAPWCSQCIGIAPIWDKLGDVYKDHQDIVIAKMDSSVNEVDSITVHNFPTLIYFPAGTDRKIIEYHGAWTLENFRKFLDSGDYDRPKKISGLEVLEETEELESQDRKERGQKNHSES